GGCCTGGCCATGGCCGGGACCGGCCCGGGTGCGGTTCCCGGGGTACGGTCGGCCCGCGACGTGCCGCTGCCGCCCGGTCGTGGCCTGTTCAAACTCGCGGCCCAGCCGTGGCTCGACCGGATCGACCGGTTCCACCGCGCCCGACCCTCGATAACGGTGCTGGAATTCGCCTGACCCGGGCTACGCTTCAGCCATGACCCGCTATGTCGCGTTCCTGCGGGGCGTCAACGTCGGAGGCGTCAACCTCAAGATGGCCGACGTGGCGAAAGCCCTGGAGGCAGCCGGGTTCACCGAGGTGCGCACCATCCTGGCGAGCGGAAATGTCTTGCTGGAGAGCACTTCCAACGCCAAGAAGGTACGCAGCACGGCCGAAAAGGCCCTGCGGGACGCGTTCGGTTACGAGGCCTGGGTGTTGGTGTACGACCTGCCCACACTCAAGAAGGTCTCCGCCGGCTACCCGTTCGAGCGCGAGGTCGACGGCCACCATTCCTACGTCACGTTCGTCAGCGACGAGGACCTGCTCGACGAGCTGGCCGCCCTTGAGCCGGGGAAGCAGGAGAAGATCGAGCGCGGTCACGGCGTGCTCTATTGGCAGGTGCCCCGCGCCGCGACACTGGACAGTGCGATCGGCAAGACCATGGGCAAGAAGCGCTACAAGTCCGCTACCACCACCCGGAACCTGCGCACGCTGGAAAAAGTGCTGCGCTGAGGCGGAGCCCCAAGGATCACGACTCCCGCATCCACCCCAGGCCGTCACTGGTGCCCGCGGCCGGACGGTACTCACAGCCCACCCAACCGTCGAAGCCGGTCGCGTCGATGACCGCGAGTAGATGCTCGAGCGCCAACTCGCCGCTGTCCGGTTCATGCCGGTCGGGAACACCGGCAATCTGCAGGTGCCCGACCCGACCGGTCGGAATGTCCGACCGCAGCCGGACAGTCACGTCGCCCTCGGTGATCTGGCAGTGGTAGAGATCGAGCTGCACCTTGAGGTTGGGCGCCCCGATCGCGTTCACGATCTCGTGCGCCTCGTCCTGCAGGCTCAACAGGTAGCCGGGCATGTCGCGCTGGTTGATCGGTTCGATCATCACGTCGACGCCGGGGCCGGCGGCCTGCTCGGCCGCCCAGGCGAGGTTGGCTCGGTACAGCTCCAACCGGCTCGCGGGGTCGGCACCCGACGGTAGGAGGCCGGCCATCACATGTATCCGCGCGCAACCCAGGGTCTCGGCATAGGTCAGGGCATGCCGGAACCCCGCACGGAACTCGGCCTCGCGGCCGGGAATCGAGGCGGTGCCGCGCTCCCCGGCGCCGAAATCCCCCGGCGGCGCGTTGAACAGCACCTGACGCAGGCTGTTGGCGTCGAGCAGCCGGCGCAGTTGCTCGGCCGGATACTCGTACGGGAAGAGGCACTCCACCGCCGCGAAACCGTCGGCCGCTGCGGCGGCGAACCGGTCGGGAAAGGCATGTTCGGCGTACATCATCGAGAGATTGGCCGCGAAGCGTGGCACGGCGGACTCCTTCCAGCTGAACCGACCTGCTGTTGACGCCATCTTTGCGCGTACGGTCGAGGCCGCCGCAGTACCCCCGGCCTTCGGTACATTCGTGCCAATGACAGATCCTTCAGGCAAAGTGAACGGCAGCGCACTGACCGGCGTCTCGGAGACCGCGCTGATGACCTTGCAGGTCCGCGCGCACGAGGCCCGTCGCGCCGACGGCCTGATCGATGATCCGATGGCGATCCAACTGGTCGACTCGATCGACTTCGACTTCGCCAAGTTCGGCTACACCCGCCGCCAGGACATGGCGCTGCGGGCAAAGTTGTTCGACCGGATGACCGGCAATTACCTCCGCGGCCATCCGCGGGCCACGGTGGTGGCCTTGGCCGAGGGCCTGCAGACCAGCTTCTATCGCCTGGACGCCGCCGACTTTGGACATGAGTTCCGTTGGCTGTCGGTCGATCTGGAGCCGATGATCGAGGTCCGCAACCAGCTGCTGCCGAAGCCGGACCGCGTCACCCAGTGCGCCCAGTCGGCGCTGGACTTCAGCTGGATGGATCACGTCGACACCGCCGACGGCGTCTTCATCACCGCCGAAGGCCTGCTGATGTACCTGCAACCCGACGAGGCCATGTCGCTGATCCGCGCCTGCGCGCAACGCTTTCCGGGTGGGCAGATGATGTTCGACCTGCCGCCGGCGTTCTTCGCGTTCCTCACCCGCAAGGGAATGCCGACCTCGAGGCGCTACCGCGTGCCGCCGATGCCGTTCTCTCTCACCCCGGCGGAGGTGGCCGATCTGGTCAACACCGTCCCCGGCGTCCGTACCGTGCGAGATCTGCCGATGCCGCAGGGCCGCGGCATGGTGCTGAACGCCCTGGTGCGGGCGCAGCACCTGCCGATCTTCGACTCCGTCCGTCCGCTGGTGGTGTTGCTCGAGTTCGGCTAGACCGCCGAATCAGCCGTCACCCCAGCCGCTTCCGCCCGGGTCTCGCCCGCGAGGGACGACTCGAACTTGAGGTTCGCATCGACCACCGGACCGTTGCGCAGCAGCGCCGTGTCGTAGGTGTAGTTCATCGACATCACCCACGGCCCGTCGAGGCCCTGACGGGGAATCTCGTCCGCCGACCGCTGAACGTAACCGGCCGCGAAGTCCAGCAGCGGCAGGGTCTCCATGCCCGGGTCGGCGATCGGCCGCACCGTGTCGTACCCATGAGCGTCCAGGTAGCCGAGCATCCGGCAGAAGTGCTCGCACAACAGCCCGACCTTGAGGGTCCACGACGAGTTGGTGTAGCCGAAGGCGAACACGAAGTTGGGCACGCCGGAGAGCATCATGCCCTTGTAGGCCACGGTCTTCGGTAGGTCCACCGGCTCACCATCCACGGTGAGCGTCATGCCGCCGAACAACTGGACGTTCAAACCGGTTGCGGTGACGATGATGTCGGCGTCCAGTTCACGGCCGGACTCCAGCAGGATGCCGTTCTCGGTGAACGTCGCGATGCGGTCGGTGACCACGGATGCGCTGCCGTCGCCGAGCACGGCGAACAGATCGCCGTCGGGTACCGCGCACAGCCGCTGGTCCCACGGGTTGTAGCGAGGGCTGAAATGCTCGTCGACCGGATATCCGTCGGGCAGCCTGCGGGCGTTGAACCACCGGATCACCGCCCGAGCGGCCCGCGGGTACTTCTGGCAGAAGGTGTAGACGCCGCGCTGTTTGAGGATGTTCTTGCGCCGGGTCAGGGCGTAGCCCCGCTCGTCACCGAGCAGCCGCTTGGCGGTGTTGGCGAACGAATCCTTGGCAGGCACCGGCATCACGTAGGTCGGTGACCGCTGCAGCATGGTGACATGGGCGGCCGTGCCGGCCATCGCCGGGATGAGCGTGACGGCGGTGGCGCCACTGCCGATCACGACGACCTTCTTGCCCGCGTAGTCGAGGTCTTCGGGCCAGTGCTGCGGGTGCACGATCGTGCCGGTGAACCGGTCTGCGCCGTCGAAGTGCGGGGTGTACCCCTGGTCGTAGCGGTAATACCCGCCACCGCAGAACAGCCAGTTGGCCGTGAGCTGGATCAGCTCCGGATCCTCTCCGGCGTCGCCGGCCCGCTCGATGTCCACGGTCCAGGCGGCCCGCGCGGAATCCCAGGCCGCACCGAGCACCTTGTGGTGGAACCGGATGTGGGCGTCGATGCCGTTCTCCGACACCGTCTCACGCAGGTACGCCAGGATCTTGTCCGCGGTGGCGATGGCATGCTCGTCGCGCCACGGCTTGAACTCGTAGCCGAACGTGTGCAGGTCGGAGTCCGACCGGATGCCGGGATAGCGGAACAGGTCCCACGTGCCGCCGGTGGCTCCGCGGGCCTCCAGGATCGCGTAGCTGCGGCCCGGCTGTTCACGTTGCAGGTAGTAGGCGGCACCGATGCCGGAAATGCCGGCGCCGATGATCAGTACGTCGACGTGTTCGGTGTGGTTCATGTCTCAATGGTCGCGGGCGCGCGACCGACACCCAAGGTCAATAGTCCCCAATATCGCCGACCTGTGGTGCACTTTGCACCACAGGATTACGCTGGTGCGATGGCGTGGCAGCCACCGTCACCACGGGTACGGGACCTCATCCGGCAATGCGCACAGCTCGTCGTCAACCCCCGCCAGGACTGGCTCGACGAATTCGACACCGCGGTCCTGGCGGCCAGCCCGGAAATCTCGTCCGACCCCGAACTCGCCGCCGCCATCGTCCGCAGCAACCACGCCAACCTGTTCTTCTGGGGCACCGCGAACGTACGGGATCCGGGCGCCCCGGTACCGCCGAACACCGGACCCGAGCCCCTGAGGATCGCGCGCGAACTGGTGCGCCGTGGCGCCAACACGTTCCCGCTCGACGCGTACCGGGTCGGTGAAGGCGTGGCATGGCGCCGGCTCATGGAGATCGCCTTCGGCCTCACCTCCGACCCGGCCGAACTGCACGAGATGCTCGACGTCTGCTCACGGTCCGTCAGCGACTTCGTCGACGCCACCCTGGCCGGCATCGCCGCCCAGATCGAACTGGAGCGCGACGAGCTCACCCGCGGCTCCCATGCCGAGCGCCGCGAGACCGTCGCGCTGCTGCTCGAGGGCGCCCCGATCCCACGTCAGCGCGCCGAGGCGCGGCTCGGCTACGCGTTGACCGGTACCCACACCGCGGCGGTGATCTGGAGTGAGGACTCCGAGGCCGACCTGTCCGGGCTGGACCGGGCCGCCGAGGCCTTCGGTCGGGCCTGCGGCGACCCGCGGCCGCTCAGCGTGCAGGCCAGCAGTGCCACCCGCTGGGTATGGGCGACGGGTTCTCCCACCGGATTCAGCGCACTCGACAACGCCACCGAATCGTTCAACGGTGTCCGGATCGCGATCGGGCCCGCGGCTGACGGTCTGGATGGCTTCCGGCGCAGTCATTTCGACGCGATCACCACCCAACAGATGATGGCGCGGCTTCACTCCCCGCAACAGATCGCACAGTTCAGCGACATCGAACTGGTCGCGCTGATCACCGCTGAACCCGATCGCGCCGCCGAGTTCGTCAACCACCACCTCGGCGAGTTCGAAGCCGCCGATCACGAGTTGCGGGAAACGGTACGGGTATTCGTCAACGAGCAGTGCAACGCGTCACGCGCAGCCGCGACGCTCTATCTGCACCGCAACACCCTGCTGCGCCGGTTGGCGCGGGCCGACGAGCTCCTGCCCCGCCCGTTGGCCGAAAGCAGTGTTGCGGTTGCCGTCGCGCTGGATGTGCTGCGCTGGTACGGCAACCGACCCGGGTGATCCCGGCGGACGCGGTCAGTCGAACACACCGGTCGAGCCGATCATTCGAAAGCGGTGTCCAGATAACGCAAGGCGTCGGACTTGCCGATCCCGAGCGCGCGGGCCGTCTCGGCGAACGAATGCGCGGCCGCGGCCATCGCCGCATCCGCCGGGTCGGCCCGGGCCACGAAGGTCCCGTACCGACCTCGCGTCTCCAACACGCCCGCCGTCTCCAGCTCGCGATAAGCCCGGGCCACGGTGTTCACCGCCAACCCGACCTTGCCCGCCAGCTCACGGACCGTGGGCAGACGCGTGCCCGGCGCAAGCCGCCCCTGCCGTATTCCATCGATGATCTGGATCCTCAGCTGATCGAACAGCGGCTTTTCCGCGCCCGGATCAACCAGGACCCAATCCCCCAACTCGGCCACGTGCCCAGTATCACCCAAACCGACTACGTTGGTGAGGTGCAAGTGACTGTCCTGAGCGGTGCCGGAATCTCGGCGGAGAGCGGTGTGCCGACGTTCCGCGACGTCGAGACGGGTCTGTGGGCCAAGGTCGACCCCTACGAAATTTCCAGTATCGAGGGCTGGCACCGGCACCCCGAGAAGGTGTGGGCCTGGTACCTCTGGCGGCATTACATGATGTCCCACGTGGAGCCCAACGACGGGCATCGGGCCGTGGCCGCCTGGCAGGATTACGCCGACGTCCACGTCATCACCCAGAACGTCGACAACCTGCACGAGCGGGCCGGCAGCACCAACGTCTACCACTTGCACGGCAGCTTGTTCGAGTTCCGTTGTGATGCTTGTGGTTCCAGGTTCGAGGGCGACCTGCCCGCGATGCCGGAGCCGGTCGAGACCATCGAACCGCCGGTCTGTCCGTGCGGCGGCCTGATCCGGCCCAGCGTGGTCTGGTTCGGCGAGCCGCTGCCCGACGATGCCTGGCAACGGTCCGTGGTGGCGGTCAGCAGCGCCGACGTGGTGATCGTCGTAGGCACCAGTTCGATCGTCTATCCGGCCGCGGGCCTGCCCGAGGCCGCTCTGGCCGCGGGCACCGTGGTGATCGAGGTGAATCCGGAGCGCACCCCACTGTCCGACGCCGCAACGGTCTCGTTGCGCGAGACCGCCGCCACCGCGCTGCCGAATCTGCTGCAGCGGTTGCCCGCCCTGCTCGGTTAGGCGGGCCGGACCGCGCGTCCGATCGCGAACTCCGTCACCGGCAGCGGCACCCAGGCCGGCATGGCCAGTTCATGGCGGGTGTCGGCGACCTGGAATCCACTGTCGACTATGGTCTGCTCGGTGTGCCGATGGGTGTGGCAGTTGCCGAACAGCCGCGGCCACACGGTGGCGTCGGCGACGCGTTGCATCCTGGCCCGCCACCCGCTACCGGCCACATGCTCCAGGTACCGCAACTCCCCGCCGGGGCGCAGCAACGAGAACAGCTGGCGCAGAACATCATCCGGCTGCTCGATCGAGCACAGCACCAACGAGCAGACCACCGCGTCGAACGGTTCGGCGCTGCTGAACTTCTCCGCGGTGTCACTGGTGACGGTGACCGGCACCGGGGCGTGAGCGGCGGCGGCGCGCGCCACCTCGGCCAGGTGACGCTCGGGCTCGATGGCGACCACCTCGGTCACCGTCGACGGATAGAACGCGAAGTTGGTCCCGGTCCCGGCGCCGATCTCGAGCACCCGTCCACTGAGCCCGGTGAGGTTGTCGCCCCGGAGCCGGCGCAACGCCTGCGGTTCCGAACTCGACAACGTCTTCCACACCCGGGCGAAGAACGGGTTGTCCACGGTCTTGTCTGTCATGGTTCTTGCCCTCCGTCGGCGAGTTCCTTGTCGAATCCACTGGCGAATCCCTGCAATCGGGCGACCATCTCGAGTGGCTCGAGATCGGTTCCGATGATCCCCGACACGATCTGCCCCGTACAGACCGCCCGCAGCACCCGGTCGGTGAACTCCTCGACGTCTCCCCAGGGCAGATACGGTTTGGAGATCAGGATGGCCGCCACGCCGTGCGCCGCCGTCCACAGTTCCAGCGCCATCATCGTGGCGTCCCCGGGTGGGTAGATCCCCTCGTCCATCAAGGCGAGCACCGCGGTGCGCATGTGCTGGAACGCCGAGCTGTTGAGCGCGGTGTCGACGTCGCTTCCCGGCCTGCCCTCGCCCATGGTGGCCAACCGATACAACTCCGGAGTGCGCCGGGCGAAATTCACGTAGGCATGGCCCTGCGCCCGCAGCACCTCGATCGTGGACGGCTGATCCGCCGCGACCCGCTGCATCTCGTCGTCGAGCTTCTCGAAGTACCGCGAGCACACCGCGTCCAGCAACGCGTCCTTGTCGGCGAAGTGCAGGTAGATCGACGGCGGAGTGACCCCTACCCGCTGGGCCACCGACCGGATCGACACCGCCTTGGCATGTCCGGTCTCCAGCAGCAATTCGGTTGTGACGTCCAGGATCTGATCGCGCAACAGCTCACCGGAACCACGTGGGGCCCGGCGCCGCTTGTGGGGGTGGATCACCACGCTAACCACCGTCCGGCACACCGGCGCCGGCCCGTTCCCGCTTGCCCCCGCCCTCGGGAGCATCACCTGACTCGGTAGGGTCCGGCTCGCCGCGACCTGCCTCACTGATCCCGAATCGCCGGTGCAGGCGCGCCAGTGGCGCCGGAGCCCACCAGTTCCACTGGCCCATCAGGTGCATGAAGGCCGGCACCAGGAGCATGCGCACCAGCGTGGCGTCGACCAGCACCGCCAACGTCAGGCCGAGCCCGAACATCCGCATGAAGGCCACCTGGGCGGCGATCAGCGCGGCGAACGAGATCGACATGAGCAGCGCCGCCGCCGTCACCACCCGGCCGGTGCGGGCCAGTCCGAGAGCGACGCTCTCGTCGTTCCGTTCACGCGGGGACAGCGCAGGGTCGCCGCCGGACTGCAGCCAGTACTCCCGGATCCGGGACACCAGGAACACCTCGTAGTCCATCGACAAGCCGAATGCGATGCAGAACAACAACACCGGCAGGTTGGCCACCAACGTGCCGGTGGACGTGGTGCCGAGCGCACCGAGGTGGCCGTCCTGGAAGATCCACACCAGGGCGCCGAACGCCGCCGACAGCGACAACACGTTGAGCACCAACGCTTTCAGCGGGAGCACCACGCTACCGGTGAGCAGGAACAGCAGCACGAAGGTGATGGCGGCGATGATGCCGAGCACCAGCGGCAGCCGGGAGGTGATGGCCTGCGAGCTGTCCCGGTTCACCTGCGCGATGCCGGTGAACTGCACCTTGGCCGGCGCGGGCACCGCATGCAGCGCGTCGAGCTGGGCTTCGGAGGCGTCGCTGAACAGCGGTACGTCACTGCCGACGGTGAGATAGGCGCTGCCGTCGGCTATTCCGGTTCCCGAGGTCGGCGGGCCGACCCGGCGGCCGTCGACGAACGTGCCGCCGGGCGCGGACACCGACACCCCGTCGGCGGCCCGGGACAGGTCACCCGCGTAGCGGTCGATGTCCGCGGGTGGCAGCCCGGTCACGTCGGGCAGCACCACGGTGACGGCGGTCGAGGAATCGACGGCGAAATCGTTTCGCAGCTCATCGCCGAGCTGGCGGGCCGACGCCGAGGACGGCAGGACGCGGTCGTCGGGGAAGCCCCACTTGATGCCGAGGAACGGTGCGCCGAGCACCAGGAGCAATGCGATGACCGCGACCCCGATCGGCAGAGAACGGCGCATGACGCGTTTGGTCATGCGGTACCAGAAGGTCTGCTCGACGGGCTTGCGCACCGGCTCGGGCCGGCCCAGCACGCGGCGGAGGAACCGGCGCACGTCATAGGCGTCGAGGCGGTCACCCAACAACGCGATCGCGGCAGGCGCCACCACGATGGCCGCGAACGCCGCCAGCGCAACCACGGCGATTCCCGCGTAGGCGAACGACTTCAGGAAGTACATCGGGAACAGCACCATTGCCACCATCGACAGCGCCACCGTCATCGCCGAGAACAGCACGGTGCGTCCGGCCGTGACCATGGTGCGCGTCAACGCGCGGTCCGGTGCGACCCCGTCGGCCAGTTCGTCGCGGTAGCGGCTGACGATCAGCAGGGTGTAGTCGATGGCCAGCGCCAAGCCCATGGCGACCGTGAGGTTGAGCGCGAAGATCGAGACGTCGGTGACCATGGTGAAGCCGCGCAACACGGCCAGGGAGCCGAGGATCGCGAAGCCACCGACCGCGAGCGGCAACGCCGCGGCGAGCAATCCGCCGAACACCCAGACCAGCACGACAAAGCTGAGCGGAATCGCGATGGATTCCATCATCAGCAGGTCACGTTCGCTCTGCCCGTTGATCTGGACGTAGATCATCACCTCCCCGCCGGCCCGAACGGTCACGCCGTCCCGGTCGTGCACGAGTCGATCGGTGAGTTCCTCGGCGTGTTTCTGTGCGCCGCTCTCCCCGCCGGTGATCCCGGCCAAGATGAGCCCGGTCTTGCCGTCCTTGCTGATCAGCGTGGCTGCCGCGGGCGCCGGAAGGGTCCAGGCCGAACTGACCTCGGTCACGTACGGCGAGGCCTTGAGTTCAGCGGCGATGTCGGTTCCGACGGCCTTGGCCGCCGGACTGTCCGCCCCGGCCGCCTCGTCGGTGACACTGATGACCAACTGCATGTCACCGCGGTCGAACTTGTCCGAAAGCAGTTGGGTGGCCTGCGCCGATTCCGATGTGGGGTCCTGGAATCCGCCGGCCGAGAGACTGTTTGCCACCGGGATCCCGAAGATCCCCGCAGCCACCATCACCAATGCGGCGACCACGAGGACACGTCGTGGTGCGGCGATGGCCAGATGGGCGATTCGGTGCAGCACGTGGTGTCCTTCCGCGGGGTGAGTACCACCGTTAAGTTAACAACGGTAAGTTTCCGACGTCAACGCGGGTCCCCGCTCTGAAAACGGGTGCCGGCGCCGAACGGTTCACCTGATCGAAGGACCGCGCGGCGGGCAGCGATGATTTCTGCGGCCCGCGGGCGTCTAATCGGGCATGACGAACACCATCGACGCCGAGCAGACGACCGGCATGACCGATACCGGGCTGCTCATCCTGCGTATCGCCGTCGGCGCGACCATGCTGCAGGCCGGGTTGATCAAGGCCTTCGACTTCGGCACCGCCGTCGGGTTCATGGAATCCAGCGGCTGGCGGCTACCTGGGTTCGCGGCCTTCATGGTGACCGCGGCCGAAACCCTGGGCGGTATCGGCCTACTCCTCGGCGTACTCACGCCGCTGGCCGCCTGCGCCGTGATCGGGGCGATGGTCGACGCCTGGGCCGTCAACGTGTCGGCCGACGCCTTCTGGTCGCAGCCGTTCAACGTTCCGTTCCTGGCCGCATTCGGCGCGGCGACCCTTCTTTTCACCGGCGCCGGAGCACTCTCGATCGATCACCGGGCATTCGGCCGGTCCCGTGTCTCGGCCAGGGCCGCGGTGGGGCTTGTGGCGCTCGGGGTGATCGCGGCGGTGGTGACCTGGATCGCGCTCAGCGGCACCAACCCGATCCACCTCACAAAGCCGATGGTCTGAGACCGTTTTCGCGCTTGGTGGCCGGCTCGTCGATTTCTACCCCTGGGCTGTGACCAGCGCGTTCAAACGACCCTGCGGTAGAAAGCGGCGGGCCGCGGCGCAGCCGGGCAACACCCACGCCGCACCAACGACGCCACGGCCGCCTCGAGGGCTACTGGCCAGAAACCTACCCAAAAGTAGGATTGCCACCATTTTCCGAACCGTGACTCAAAGATTCCTTAATGGTGACCCATACGCTCAGTGTCATGTGGATCGACGACACCAGTGCCGATGTCATCAAGGTTGACTTCGAAGCTCTCTACCACGGCGATGTCCTGGTCGAGGGGGAAACCTCAGAGCAGTTCGACGACTTCCAAGAGCTGCCCACCGCAGTATGAGAAAACGCGCGCCTCGCGGCGCGCGTTTTCCGTCTTGAGTTTGCCGGTGACTTTGCCCCGGCATGGCAGTCCTCGCGTCAGGCGAGGACTGCTTCTCTCTCCGGCTCGGCCTCACCCGCGCCGATCATGTTCGCCAGGCGCCCGCTGATCAGCTCTTCGGCCTCCGACACCATCCGCGAGACGAGCTCACCGCACGTGGGGATGTCGTTGATCAGGCCCATCGAGGTTCCGACCGACCAGATGCCTGCGTCGAGATCACCGATCTCATAGACCTTCACGCCGCGCTTGCCGGCCACCAGATCCTTGACGTCCTCGAACTGGCCGCCGTCCTTGAGGATCTGCACCACCTCACGCGAGACCGTGTTGCTCGCCACCCGTGCGGTATTGCCCAGGCTGCGGAAGATCAGCTCGGTGTCGAGCTCGGTGCCCGCCACGATCGCTTCCTTGACCTTCTGATGGATCGCCGATTCCGCGGTGCACATGAACCGCGAACCCATGTTGATGCCGTCGGCCCCCAGCGCCAGCGCGGCCACCAGACCACGCGCGTCGGCGAAACCACCCGAGGCGATCATCGGGATATCGATCTTGGCCGATGCGGCCGGGATCAGCACCAGGCCCGGGATGTCGTCCTCACCGGGGTGACCGGCGCACTCGAACCCGTCGATGCTGATGCCATCCACCCCCAGGCTCTGGGCCTTGACGGCGTGGCGCACCGAGGTGCACTTGTGCAACACCTTGATGCCGTTCTCGTGGAACATCGGCAGGTGCGGCGCCGGGTTGGAGCCCGCGGTCTCGACGATCTTGATGCCGGAGTCGACGATCACCTGGCGGTACTCGTCGTATGGCGGCGGGTTGATCGTCGGCAGGATCGTCAGGTTCACGCCGAACGGCTTGTCGGTGAGCTCACGACACCGCTCGATCTCCTTGGCCAGATCGGCCGGCGTCGGCTGGGTGAGCGCGGTGATGAAACCCAGCGCACCCGCATTCGCCACGGCCGCAACGAGTTCGGCGCGACCGACCCACTGCATGCCACCCTGCACGATGGGGTGCTCGACCCCAAACGTCTCGGTGAACTTCGTCTTCAATGCCATATCAGTCCTTACCTAGGGGCCATACGGATAGCGCCATCGAGGCGGATCACCTCGCCGTTGAGCATCGGGTTTTCGATGATGTGCACGGCCAGGGCGCCGTACTCATCGGGATCGCCCAGCCGTGCCGGATGCGGCACCTGCTGCCCCAGCGACTTCTGCGCCTCTTCCGGCAGCGAGCCCAGCAGCGGCGTCTTGAACAGGCCCGGCGCGATGGTGCACACGCGGATCAGCTCACGCGAGAGGTCACGCGCGATCGGCAGGGTCATGCCGACCACACCGCCCTTGGACGCCGAGTAGGCGGCCTGGC
The genomic region above belongs to Mycolicibacterium sp. HK-90 and contains:
- a CDS encoding MMPL family transporter, whose amino-acid sequence is MLHRIAHLAIAAPRRVLVVAALVMVAAGIFGIPVANSLSAGGFQDPTSESAQATQLLSDKFDRGDMQLVISVTDEAAGADSPAAKAVGTDIAAELKASPYVTEVSSAWTLPAPAAATLISKDGKTGLILAGITGGESGAQKHAEELTDRLVHDRDGVTVRAGGEVMIYVQINGQSERDLLMMESIAIPLSFVVLVWVFGGLLAAALPLAVGGFAILGSLAVLRGFTMVTDVSIFALNLTVAMGLALAIDYTLLIVSRYRDELADGVAPDRALTRTMVTAGRTVLFSAMTVALSMVAMVLFPMYFLKSFAYAGIAVVALAAFAAIVVAPAAIALLGDRLDAYDVRRFLRRVLGRPEPVRKPVEQTFWYRMTKRVMRRSLPIGVAVIALLLVLGAPFLGIKWGFPDDRVLPSSASARQLGDELRNDFAVDSSTAVTVVLPDVTGLPPADIDRYAGDLSRAADGVSVSAPGGTFVDGRRVGPPTSGTGIADGSAYLTVGSDVPLFSDASEAQLDALHAVPAPAKVQFTGIAQVNRDSSQAITSRLPLVLGIIAAITFVLLFLLTGSVVLPLKALVLNVLSLSAAFGALVWIFQDGHLGALGTTSTGTLVANLPVLLFCIAFGLSMDYEVFLVSRIREYWLQSGGDPALSPRERNDESVALGLARTGRVVTAAALLMSISFAALIAAQVAFMRMFGLGLTLAVLVDATLVRMLLVPAFMHLMGQWNWWAPAPLARLHRRFGISEAGRGEPDPTESGDAPEGGGKRERAGAGVPDGG
- a CDS encoding DoxX family protein; translation: MTNTIDAEQTTGMTDTGLLILRIAVGATMLQAGLIKAFDFGTAVGFMESSGWRLPGFAAFMVTAAETLGGIGLLLGVLTPLAACAVIGAMVDAWAVNVSADAFWSQPFNVPFLAAFGAATLLFTGAGALSIDHRAFGRSRVSARAAVGLVALGVIAAVVTWIALSGTNPIHLTKPMV
- a CDS encoding nitronate monooxygenase family protein codes for the protein MALKTKFTETFGVEHPIVQGGMQWVGRAELVAAVANAGALGFITALTQPTPADLAKEIERCRELTDKPFGVNLTILPTINPPPYDEYRQVIVDSGIKIVETAGSNPAPHLPMFHENGIKVLHKCTSVRHAVKAQSLGVDGISIDGFECAGHPGEDDIPGLVLIPAASAKIDIPMIASGGFADARGLVAALALGADGINMGSRFMCTAESAIHQKVKEAIVAGTELDTELIFRSLGNTARVASNTVSREVVQILKDGGQFEDVKDLVAGKRGVKVYEIGDLDAGIWSVGTSMGLINDIPTCGELVSRMVSEAEELISGRLANMIGAGEAEPEREAVLA